One stretch of Mastomys coucha isolate ucsf_1 unplaced genomic scaffold, UCSF_Mcou_1 pScaffold12, whole genome shotgun sequence DNA includes these proteins:
- the Sst gene encoding somatostatin, producing MLSCRLQCALAALCIVLALGGVTGAPSDPRLRQFLQKSLAAATGKQELAKYFLAELLSEPNQTENDALEPEDLPQAAEQDEMRLELQRSANSNPAMAPRERKAGCKNFFWKTFTSC from the exons ATGCTGTCCTGCCGTCTCCAGTGCGCGCTGGCCGCGCTCTGCATCGTCCTGGCTTTGGGCGGTGTCACTGGCGCGCCCTCGGACCCCAGACTCCGTCAGTTTCTGCAGAAGTCTCTGGCGGCTGCCACCGGGAAACAG GAACTGGCCAAGTACTTCTTGGCAGAGCTGCTGTCCGAGCCCAACCAGACAGAGAATGATGCCCTGGAGCCTGAGGATTTGCCCCAGGCAGCTGAGCAGGACGAGATGAGGCTGGAGCTGCAGAGGTCTGCCAACTCGAACCCAGCAATGGCACCCCGGGAACGCAAAGCTGGCTGCAAGAACTTCTTCTGGAAGACATTCACATCCTGTTAA